A single Syngnathus acus chromosome 8, fSynAcu1.2, whole genome shotgun sequence DNA region contains:
- the clec16a gene encoding protein CLEC16A isoform X1, whose protein sequence is MFGRSRSWVGGQGKAKNIHSLEHLKYMYHVLTKNTTVTDHNRNLLVETIRSITEILIWGDQNDSSVFDFFLEKNMFAFFLNILRQKSGRYVCVQLLQTLNILFENIRHETSLYYLLSNNHVNSIIVHKFDFSDEEIMAYYISFLKTLSLKLNNHTVHFFYNEHTNDFALYTEAIKFFNHPESMVRIAVRTITLNVYKVSLDNQHMLHYIRDKTAVPYFSNLVWFIGSHVIELDKCVQTDEEHKNRGKLSDLVAEHLDHLHYLNDILIINCEFLNDVLTDHLLNRLFLPLYVFSLVNQETHEERKINPQVSLYLLSQVFLIIHYQPLVNALADVIFNGDLSVFIPQAGLHNTHKNTASSGAVRRFTKPPESLERSLELSRHRGRKRTQKRPNYKNLGEEDDDGGAGGGGGSGGNREGADESWDDSGREREKGKGTEVVGSSKGSRASGETAEEIEMVVMEPCKVSELTEQNITDEEKTAAATRTQRSRPLLEMVYSALDCSHDDYHALFVLCLLYAVSHSKGINRDLLERLQLPVPDQERSCYSLVLAERLIRVMSQAARPDGRVRLATLELSCLLLKQSVLSGSPCIIKDVHLACLEGAREESLHLLRRFYRGEEIFLDMFEDEYRSMTSKPLNVEYLMMDASILLPPTGTPLTGIDFVKRLPCGDVEKTRRAIRVFFMLRSLSLQLQGEPETQLPLTRSEDLIKTDDVLDLNNSDLIACMVVSKDGGQAQRFLAVDVYQMSLVEPETKRLGWGVVKFAGLLQDMQVSGVEDDSRALNIVIHKPSSNPHAKPLPILQANFIFADHIRCIIAKQRLAKGRIQARRMKMQRISALLDLPVQPSTTEVLGFGQTANASPSGLPFRFYEQSRRAPNDPTASRAVFGSVDKVPGFAVAHCVSQHTPSPLSSPSTPSSGSGSTGRCDSVTTSTISAQSPTDDGTFLENTPPSSSCGEGEGSVGDLTSTPSTQGPPPTLAPSLTPASQPTISLLTDSNADNLSVESLTLLPPADSPHLHPCANPLAAPASFLMRLDEQSDEEKEDARKGEQEAEVSPMEHTEADGTLRENPNMEALIAVVEDPLGEDESEERRDSPQLEEEETQNGEKHTETPNSLELD, encoded by the exons ATGTTTGGCAGGTCACGGAGCTGGGTTGGAGGGCAGGGGAAAGCGAAGAATATCCATTCCCTGGAACATTTAAA GTACATGTACCATGTTTTAACCAAAAACACTACAGTGACAGACCACAACCGCAATCTCCTGGTGGAGACCATCCGCTCCATCACAGAGATCCTCATCTGGGGGGACCAGAATGACAGCTCTGTATTTGA ctTCTTCCTAGAGAAGAACATGTTTGCCTTCTTCCTTAACATCCTGCGGCAGAAGTCAGGTCGTTATGTGTGCGTTCAGCTTCTCCAGACTCTTAACATACTCTTTGAGAACATCAGACACGAAACATCTCTGT ATTACTTATTATCAAACAACCATGTGAACTCCATCATCGTCCACAAGTTTGACTTTTCAGACGAGGAGATCATGGCCTACTATATCTCCTTCCTCAAGACACTGTCGCTCAAACTCAACAATCACACGGTGCACTTCTTCTACAATGAG cacacaaaTGACTTTGCCCTGTACACCGAGGCCATAAAGTTCTTCAACCACCCTGAAAGCATGGTCCGCATCGCAGTCCGCACCATCACCCTCAATGTATACAAAG TCTCAT TGGACAACCAGCACATGCTGCATTACATCAGAGATAAGACAGCGGTACCATATTTCAGCAACTTGGTCTGGTTTATCGGCAGCCATGTCATTGAACTGGACAAATGTGTACAAACCGATGAAGA GCACAAAAATCGAGGCAAATTAAGCGACCTGGTAGCCGAGCACCTCGACCATCTCCACTACCTGAACGACATCCTCATCATAAACTGTGAATTCCTCAATGATGTTTTGACGGACCACCTCCTCAACCGCTTGTTCTTACCTCTTTATGTGTTCTCATTGGTAAACCAAGAAACG CATGAAGAGCGAAAGATCAACCCTCAGGTGTCCCTCTACTTGCTGTCACAA GTATTTCTCATCATCCACTATCAACCCCTCGTCAACGCCCTGGCTGATGTCATCTTCAACGGAGACCTATCTGTCTTCATCCCACAGGCGGGCcttcacaacacacacaaaaacact GCTAGTTCCGGAGCTGTGCGTCGCTTTACCAAGCCACCGGAATCTTTGGAGCGCTCGCTGGAGCTCTCCCGCCACCGTGGCCGCAAGAGAACCCAGAAGAGGCCAAACTACAAGAACCTTGGCGAGGAAGATGATGACGGGGGTGccgggggaggaggaggaagcggcGGCAACCGGGAAGGGGCTGATGAGAGTTGGGACGATAGTGGCCGAGAGAGGGAGAAGGGAAAAGGTACAGAGGTTGTTGGGAGTTCTAAGGGGAGCAGAGCGAGTGGGGAAACGGCGGAAG AAATAGAGATGGTGGTAATGGAGCCATGTAAGGTGTCGGAGTTGACCGAGCAAAATATCACGGACGAAGAGAAGACTGCAGCAGCCACGCGCACGCAAAGAAGCAG GCCTCTCTTGGAAATGGTTTACAGTGCCCTCGACTGCAGTCACGACGACTACCATGCCCTGTTTGTCCTCTGCTTGCTTTATGCGGTTTCACACAGCAAAG GTATAAACCGTGACCTTCTCGAGCGACTGCAGTTGCCAGTCCCGGACCAGGAACGAAGCTGTTATAGTTTGGTACTTGCAGAAAGGTTGATCAGAGTAATGAGCCAGGCAGCACGACCGG ACGGTCGAGTCCGTCTTGCTACCTTGGAGCTCAGCTGCCTTTTATTAAAACAGTCTGTGTTGTCTGGAAGTCCGTGTATCATCAAAGATGTTCATCTGGCCTGCTTGGAG GGGGCGAGAGAGGAAAGTCTCCACTTACTGCGGCGATTTTACAGG GGCGAGGAGATCTTTCTGGACATGTTTGAAGATGAATACAGAAGTATGACG AGTAAACCGCTGAATGTGGAATATCTGATGATGGATGCCTCCATACTCTTGCCGCCCACCGGCACACCTCTGACCGGTATCGACTTTGTCAAAAGGTTGCCTTGCGGAGATGTGGAGAAGACGCGGAGG GCCATACGTGTGTTTTTCATGCTGAGGTCATTATCGCTGCAGCTTCAAGGAGAACCTGAGACACAGCTGCCTCTCACCAGATCTGAAGATCTTATTAAGACTGATGATGTCTTAGACCTCA ATAACAGCGACTTGATAGCATGTATGGTGGTCAGTAAAGATGGCGGCCAGGCTCAAAGATTCCTCGCTGTCGATGTTTATCAGATGAGTTTGGTGGAACCAGAAACCAAACGCCTTGGCTGGGGtgttgtcaagtttgctggcCTATTGCAG GACATGCAGGTGTCTGGCGTGGAAGACGACAGCCGAGCTTTAAACATCGTCATACACAAGCCCAGTTCCAACCCGCATGCCAAGCCGCTGCCCATCCTACAGGCCAACTTCATCTTCGCCGACCACATCCGCTGCATCATCGCCAAGCAAAGACTAGCCAAAGGCCGCATTCAAGCCCGACgcatgaaaatgcaaagaataTCAG CTCTTTTAGACCTGCCTGTGCAGCCAAGTACAACTGAGGTGCTGGGTTTCGGACAGACCGCCAACGCCTCCCCCAGCGGCCTCCCTTTCCGTTTCTACGAGCAGTCAAGGCGAGCGCCCAATGATCCCACAGCCAGCAGAGCAGTCTTTGGCTCAGTTGATAAAGTCCCAG GCTTTGCTGTGGCTCACTGTGTGTCGCAACACACCCCCTCTCCTCTGTCCTCCCCTTCGACTCCCTCCAGTGGGAGTGGAAGCACAGGACGATGTGACTCGGTTACCACGAGCACCATTTCAGCTCAGAGCCCCACAG ATGACggcacatttttggaaaacacTCCTCCGTCCTCGTCCTGCGGAGAAGGCGAGGGAAGCGTCGGGGACTTAACGAGCACCCCCTCCACCCAAGGCCCGCCGCCGACCTTGGCGCCCAGCCTCACCCCGGCCTCCCAACCCACAATCTCCCTCCTCACCGACAGCAACGCCGACAACCTGAGCGTGGAATCGCTGACGTTGCTGCCCCCCGCGGATTCGCCGCACCTCCACCCCTGCGCCAATCCCCTCGCTGCCCCCGCCTCCTTTCTCATGAGACTGGATGAGCAGAGTGATGAAGAGAAAGAGGACGCAAGGAAAGGAGAGCAAGAGGCAGAAGTCTCGCCGATGGAGCACACTGAGGCGGATGGGACTTTGAGAGAAAATCCAAACATGGAGGCGCTCATAGCCGTAGTCGAGGATCCGCTGGGTGAAGATGAGTCAGAGGAGAGGCGAGACTCACCTCagctggaggaagaggaaacacaaaatggagaaaaGCACACGGAAACTCCTAACTCACTGGAACTGGACTAA